Proteins encoded by one window of Vidua chalybeata isolate OUT-0048 chromosome 15, bVidCha1 merged haplotype, whole genome shotgun sequence:
- the LOC128795802 gene encoding zinc-binding protein A33-like, producing MAGRSRDRSLREELTCAICFELFSEPVMLDCMHHFCKGCIQEYWDSCAHVPSCPQCRRKFPSRAFRTHYLLSGLVEKVRRCGSEEHQQKMQKHLEDALQARQKEMENLLQRKRVVQEDICSLTKVSRELNFKIRAEFARLHQILEEEERAVLAELGEKEEQSLAQLHRHVGQLEEGMAVLQRDIEHIKQTLSKMEDVSLLEVESLDIRPSVRVETQPALDLQHYRDSHGGPLQYIFWRQMLRSICPAPAPLTFDPESAHPNLVLSRDLTAVTERNQAQPVPISPRRFRQCVNVLGSQAFDSGRHYWEVWVGSKTKWDLGVAAEAVDRAAKVKLCPENGYWTLRLRNRTEYWATASPWVRLTPRQPPRKVGVFLDCQEGTVAFFDAGDMSHLFTFHQVSAERYCPFFSTCFSDGRDNVEPMRLCHLAL from the exons ATGGCCGGCAGGAGCCGGGACCGGAGCCTGCGGGAGGAGCTGACCTGTGCCATCTGCTTCGAGCTGTTCAGCGAGCCCGTCATGCTGGACTGCATGCACCACTTCTGCAAGGGCTGCATCCAGGAGTACTGGGACAGCTGCGCCCACGTCCCCTCCTGCCCGCAGTGCCGCCGCAAGTTCCCCAGCCGCGCTTTCCGCACGCACTACCTGCTCTCGGGGCTGGTGGAGAAGGTGCGGCGCTGCGGCTCCGAGGAGCACCAGCAGAAGATGCAG AAGCACCTGGAAGATGCTTTGCAAGCTCGTCAGAAGGAGATGGAGAACTTGCTGCAGAGGAAGCGTGTGGTGCAGGAGGACATCTGCAGCCTGACG AAAGTGTCTCGGGAGCTGAACTTCAAGATTCGGGCTGAGTTTGCTCGCCTTCATCAGAtcctggaggaagaggagagagctgtgctggcagagctgggtgagAAGGAGGAGCAGTCACTGGCCCAGCTGCACAGGCACGTTGGCCAGCTGGAAGAGGGgatggcagtgctgcagagggacATCGAGCACATCAAGCAGACCCTGAGCAAGATGGAAGATGTGTCACTGCTGGAG GTGGAGAGCCTGGATATCAG GCCCTCGGTGCGTGTTGAGACCCAGCCTGCCCTGGACCTGCAGCACTACAGGGACAGCCACGGTGGTCCCTTGCAGTACATCTTCTGGAGGCAGATGCTGCGCTCCATCTGCCCTG ctcctgccccactcACCTTTGACCCTGAGTCAGCCCACCCCAACCTGGTCCTCTCCAGGGACctgacagcagtgacagagagGAATCaagcccagcctgtccccatcAGCCCTCGGCGCTTCCGTCAGTGCGTCAACGTCCTGGGCTCGCAGGCCTTTGACAGCGGCCGGCACTACTGGGAGGTCTGGGTGGGCAGCAAAACCAAGTGGGACCTGGGGGTGGCTGCTGAGGCTGTGGACCGGGCAGCCAAGGTCAAGCTGTGCCCAGAGAATGGCTACTGGACGCTGCGCCTGCGGAACAGGACAGAGTACTGGGCCACTGCCAGCCCCTGGGTGCGCCTGACTCCCCGCCAGCCCCCACGGAAAGTGGGCGTCTTCCTGGACTGCCAGGAGGGCACCGTCGCCTTCTTTGATGCTGGGGACATGTCCCACCTCTTCACCTTCCACCAGGTCTCTGCAGAGAGATACTGCCCCTTCTTCAGCACCTGCTTCAGTGACGGGAGGGACAACGTGGAGCCCATGCGCCTCTGTCACCTGGCCCTGTGA